The Chryseobacterium aureum genome contains a region encoding:
- a CDS encoding SDR family oxidoreductase: MEKILLTGATGYIGKRMISVIAAQGYKVVCCCRDVSRFTRNMDIDEQLIEVIEVDFLKPETLKNIPEDITGAYYLMHSMSNSADYEESEKKCASNFSGYIEKTQCKHIVYLSGLVNEKELSKHLNSRYEVEKILMECKVPATVLRAGIIIGSGSASFEIIRDLVEKLPVMVAPKWLYTQCQPIGIANVLDFLIFVLFKETAYQKNFDIGCDDVLTYKEMLLQFAKVRGLKRTIFTLPVMTPRLSSYWLYFITSTSYNLAKALVGSMKIEVVCRPESLTEIKLITGIQPFSYNTALKRTLAKIQANEIVSSWKDSFISSRHDSTLKPYQDVPKYGCFTDLRSEEYDDKEACMERVFELGGTHGWYGQYLWKIRGLFDKMVGGPGLRRGRRHPTDLKEGDALDFWRVLYANRNDGKLILFAEMKLPGEAWLMFKIYRNKIWQKAVFRPKGLWGRLYWLMVLPFHGFIFKGMIRRLSGKQK; this comes from the coding sequence ATGGAAAAAATACTTCTTACGGGAGCTACCGGCTATATCGGTAAAAGAATGATCAGTGTAATAGCTGCGCAGGGATATAAAGTTGTGTGTTGCTGCAGGGATGTCAGCCGTTTTACCAGGAATATGGATATCGATGAACAGCTCATTGAAGTCATTGAAGTTGATTTTCTCAAACCCGAAACCCTGAAAAATATTCCTGAAGATATTACGGGAGCCTATTATCTGATGCATTCCATGAGTAATTCCGCAGATTATGAAGAATCAGAAAAAAAATGTGCCTCTAATTTTTCCGGGTATATAGAAAAGACACAATGTAAACATATTGTCTATCTTTCAGGGCTCGTGAATGAAAAAGAACTGTCAAAACACCTGAACTCCAGGTACGAGGTAGAAAAAATACTGATGGAATGCAAAGTTCCTGCAACGGTTCTTCGTGCCGGGATCATCATTGGATCCGGAAGTGCCTCCTTTGAGATTATCAGGGATCTTGTTGAAAAACTGCCGGTGATGGTAGCCCCCAAGTGGCTGTATACCCAATGTCAGCCGATAGGCATTGCCAATGTTCTGGATTTTCTGATTTTTGTGCTTTTCAAAGAAACCGCATACCAGAAAAACTTTGATATTGGATGTGATGATGTGCTTACCTATAAAGAGATGTTGTTACAATTTGCAAAAGTAAGAGGACTGAAAAGAACAATTTTTACATTGCCTGTGATGACGCCCAGATTATCTTCATACTGGCTTTACTTTATTACATCCACTTCTTACAATTTAGCGAAAGCACTCGTTGGAAGCATGAAAATAGAAGTCGTATGCCGTCCGGAAAGTCTCACGGAGATCAAATTGATTACCGGTATTCAGCCTTTCTCATACAATACTGCATTAAAGCGTACCCTTGCCAAAATTCAGGCCAATGAAATCGTATCCAGCTGGAAAGACAGTTTTATCAGCAGCCGTCATGATTCCACATTGAAACCATACCAGGACGTACCCAAATACGGGTGCTTTACAGATCTCAGAAGTGAAGAATATGATGACAAGGAGGCTTGCATGGAACGTGTTTTTGAATTGGGAGGTACCCATGGCTGGTACGGGCAGTATCTTTGGAAAATAAGAGGACTGTTTGATAAAATGGTTGGCGGACCCGGATTGAGAAGAGGACGCAGACATCCTACAGATCTTAAAGAAGGTGATGCCCTTGACTTCTGGAGAGTACTCTATGCCAACCGCAATGATGGAAAGCTGATATTATTCGCTGAGATGAAACTTCCCGGAGAAGCCTGGCTGATGTTTAAAATTTACAGGAATAAGATCTGGCAAAAAGCCGTATTTCGTCCAAAAGGGCTATGGGGAAGGCTGTATTGGTTGATGGTACTGCCATTTCATGGATTTATCTTCAAGGGAATGATCAGAAGGTTAAGTGGGAAGCAAAAGTGA
- a CDS encoding hybrid sensor histidine kinase/response regulator, which yields MILIVDDNQSNLYSLQKLLESKDFQVETANSGEEALGKALKNDYALIILDVQMPDMDGFEVAETLADYSKTKEVPIIFLSAVNTDKKFITKGYASGAKDYVTKPVDPEILLLKVKTFYNLQEQNIAMKKTQQNLELEVKGRRESQVTMKSQIDHFHLMLESLPQIAFTLNEAGAVDFVNGKWYEYSLSEQDFPEIHPDDPDITEEFERCRKKGKALDLEIRIKNVASGNYRYHLLRVTPVYDEDRIKNWVGTFTDIDDQKKVEKEKDEFLSIASHELKTPLTSIKAYVQLLERKLKLDKESSEAGFVTKVQGQIEKLNTLITDLLDVSKIENGKLKINKKPVNLENVISNAIETILQTHDQRAVKIERHGTKPDILIPLDEIRIEQVLINFLTNAIKYSPDNNQVIVTTFVDKEAEEVRVNVTDFGIGIPDFKQDAVFKKFYRVEESSLQFQGMGIGLFICSEIIKQHHGSVGVSSIVDEGSTFYFTLPLN from the coding sequence ATGATTTTAATTGTTGATGACAATCAAAGTAATCTTTATTCACTTCAAAAATTACTTGAATCCAAGGATTTTCAGGTGGAAACAGCCAATTCCGGTGAAGAGGCTCTGGGTAAAGCCCTCAAAAATGACTATGCGCTCATTATCCTGGATGTTCAGATGCCGGATATGGATGGTTTTGAAGTAGCAGAAACACTGGCAGATTACAGTAAAACAAAAGAAGTTCCCATTATATTTTTATCTGCGGTCAATACAGACAAAAAATTTATAACGAAAGGTTATGCATCCGGTGCTAAAGACTATGTAACCAAACCTGTAGACCCTGAAATTCTTTTACTCAAGGTAAAAACGTTCTACAATCTTCAGGAGCAGAATATAGCCATGAAAAAGACGCAGCAGAATCTTGAGCTGGAGGTAAAGGGAAGGCGTGAATCACAAGTGACGATGAAGTCTCAGATAGACCATTTTCACTTGATGCTAGAGTCACTTCCACAAATTGCATTTACCCTGAATGAAGCCGGAGCAGTGGATTTCGTTAATGGTAAATGGTATGAATATTCCCTCTCAGAGCAGGATTTTCCTGAAATACATCCGGATGACCCTGATATTACAGAAGAATTTGAAAGATGCCGCAAAAAAGGAAAAGCCCTTGACCTGGAAATCAGAATTAAAAACGTAGCTTCAGGGAATTACCGCTATCATTTGCTTAGAGTAACTCCCGTATATGACGAAGACCGTATAAAAAATTGGGTGGGAACTTTTACCGATATTGATGATCAGAAGAAAGTAGAAAAAGAAAAGGATGAATTTTTAAGCATCGCAAGCCATGAGCTGAAGACTCCTTTAACGAGTATAAAAGCCTATGTACAGCTATTGGAAAGAAAATTAAAGCTAGACAAAGAAAGTTCAGAAGCAGGATTTGTAACGAAAGTTCAGGGGCAGATTGAAAAGCTGAATACATTGATCACAGATCTGCTGGATGTTTCCAAAATAGAAAACGGAAAACTGAAAATTAATAAAAAACCCGTTAACCTGGAAAATGTAATCAGTAATGCCATTGAAACAATATTACAGACCCATGATCAGCGTGCAGTAAAAATTGAACGTCATGGCACCAAACCTGATATTTTGATTCCTTTAGACGAAATCCGTATCGAACAGGTACTCATCAATTTTCTTACCAACGCGATTAAATATTCACCCGATAATAATCAGGTTATTGTCACCACTTTTGTAGATAAAGAAGCAGAAGAAGTAAGAGTGAATGTAACCGACTTTGGAATTGGGATCCCGGATTTTAAACAGGATGCCGTATTCAAAAAATTCTATCGTGTAGAAGAATCTTCACTGCAGTTTCAGGGAATGGGAATCGGGTTGTTCATCTGCTCTGAAATTATCAAACAGCATCATGGAAGCGTGGGGGTTTCCAGTATAGTAGATGAAGGCTCTACTTTTTATTTCACATTACCACTAAACTAA
- a CDS encoding response regulator yields the protein MPKKIIRNLQFGVGLSLLILIASSLASYWSIQNQMNHRESLSKSRRSVTAVKDVLVALLDAETGNRGYQLTGKEDFLEPYKRGLREYPKALIRAESLDIDDQNQIQRLAGLKTAVDQVMQNLKHLVENRRRGMIMTQQQITEGKTYMDQCRKIVKDFVQYEESQVEIKNNDLNRSSGTTVLFIMFSAIAAIVVTTFFYIKMRADLIRRDKLEKMLKAKDEEMTRRVSAIQKIANRVANGDYSEKVVDNAQDDLGDLVESLNNMTESLKTSFDKINKSDWRQKGLALLNESLVGNRTVQEVSDKSLLQLIEYGKCINGSVYLYDEGMLKLNKAFGLESNMKKAFEPGEGMVGQAFINAKTQVYNNLHQDDFVVTFASSTIQIYGIILLPLFADGHIIGVLELGSTSNFEEDRISYFEECCTNIGIALSAAKGREKEQQLLEETQAQSEELQVQHSELENLNTELEAQTQKLQASEEELKVQQEELMQANAELEERSRLLEEKNHLIAERNNEIQKKVEELALSTKYKSEFLANMSHELRTPLNSILLLSRLMTENPDENLNEDQMESAKVIHSSGTSLLTLIDEILDLAKIESGKMTLEYQDVAIEEVVKDLKSLFNPVFQEKALPFNIEIDADVQKVIESDRLRIDQVLRNLLSNALKFTTKGSIGLHIKKHSEKPDFIIFSVKDTGVGIAQDKQKIIFEAFQQADGSTKRKFGGTGLGLSISREIARLLGGELVLKSEVDKGSEFSFMIPVHAVAEIIQSETDQDLVEVIREDVEEIQHILDEGEVKVIPVNTLEIPEDVADDRENIQEGDKVILIIEDDINFAKALLKYAHLQTYKGVVVVRGDHGLSAAQKYHPHAILLDVQLPVKDGWEVMDELKSDPYTKHIPVHMMSVLHLKKESLMKGAVDFINKPVALDKMTDVFRKIEEALKKGSQKVLIVEENAKHASALAYFLSNFNISLSVEHTVEDSVKALTSDIVDCVILDIGAAKGNDNHVIESIKSHEGLENLPIIIFTEHHLSKEEELKIKQYADSIVVKTAHSYQRILDEVGLFLHLVEEKNNSSESNTGRMLGSLTEVLSGKKVLITDDDVRNIFSLTKALEKYKVEVIVAMDGKHALEQIHHHPDIDVILMDMMMPEMDGYETIKQIRKMPAFKKLPIIAVTAKSMIGEREKCITAGASDYISKPVDIDQLLSLLRVWLYES from the coding sequence ATGCCGAAAAAAATAATAAGAAATCTTCAGTTTGGAGTAGGTCTTTCCCTTTTGATTTTAATCGCCAGCTCACTGGCCTCTTATTGGAGTATCCAAAATCAGATGAATCACCGTGAAAGTCTTTCTAAAAGCAGACGCTCCGTAACAGCCGTGAAAGACGTTCTGGTAGCTTTACTGGATGCAGAAACAGGAAACAGAGGGTATCAGCTTACCGGAAAAGAGGATTTTCTGGAACCTTATAAGCGCGGACTGAGAGAATATCCAAAAGCTTTGATACGTGCTGAATCTTTGGATATCGATGATCAGAACCAGATACAAAGGCTTGCAGGCCTGAAAACAGCCGTTGACCAGGTAATGCAGAATCTGAAACATTTGGTAGAGAACAGGCGGAGAGGCATGATCATGACTCAGCAGCAGATAACGGAAGGCAAAACCTATATGGATCAGTGCCGGAAAATCGTAAAAGATTTTGTGCAATATGAAGAAAGCCAGGTTGAAATTAAAAATAATGATCTTAACCGCTCATCGGGTACAACCGTTCTTTTTATCATGTTTTCAGCCATTGCCGCCATTGTGGTCACTACATTTTTCTATATAAAAATGCGCGCAGATCTTATCAGAAGAGATAAGCTGGAGAAAATGCTTAAAGCAAAAGATGAAGAAATGACCCGCCGTGTAAGTGCTATTCAAAAGATTGCCAACAGAGTAGCTAATGGTGATTACAGTGAAAAAGTAGTGGATAATGCCCAGGATGATCTTGGAGACCTTGTAGAATCTCTTAACAATATGACAGAGTCTCTCAAAACCTCCTTTGATAAAATTAATAAGAGCGACTGGCGCCAGAAAGGGCTTGCTTTACTTAATGAATCCCTGGTAGGGAATAGGACTGTGCAGGAAGTTTCCGACAAATCTTTGCTGCAGCTGATTGAATATGGAAAATGTATTAATGGCTCCGTATATTTATATGATGAAGGGATGCTGAAGCTCAATAAAGCATTCGGATTGGAATCCAATATGAAAAAAGCTTTTGAGCCGGGAGAAGGAATGGTAGGACAGGCTTTTATTAACGCTAAAACTCAGGTTTATAATAATCTTCATCAGGATGACTTTGTCGTAACTTTCGCCAGCAGTACCATACAAATTTATGGAATCATATTGCTTCCACTTTTTGCAGATGGTCATATAATAGGAGTATTGGAACTGGGTTCCACTTCTAATTTTGAGGAAGACAGAATAAGCTATTTTGAAGAATGCTGTACCAATATAGGAATTGCCCTGAGCGCTGCAAAAGGCAGAGAAAAAGAACAGCAGCTGCTGGAAGAAACCCAGGCTCAATCTGAAGAATTGCAGGTTCAACACTCTGAGCTTGAAAATCTGAATACCGAGCTGGAAGCACAGACACAGAAACTCCAGGCTTCGGAAGAAGAGCTGAAAGTACAGCAGGAAGAGCTGATGCAGGCCAATGCAGAACTGGAAGAACGCTCGAGATTGCTGGAAGAAAAAAATCATCTCATTGCTGAACGCAATAATGAAATTCAGAAAAAAGTAGAGGAGCTGGCATTAAGCACCAAATACAAATCTGAGTTTTTAGCCAATATGTCCCATGAATTGCGTACTCCGCTGAATTCAATTCTTCTTTTATCCCGCTTAATGACGGAAAATCCTGATGAAAATCTCAATGAAGATCAGATGGAGTCTGCCAAAGTCATTCATAGTTCAGGGACAAGTTTATTAACCCTTATTGATGAAATTCTGGACCTTGCAAAAATAGAATCCGGTAAAATGACTCTTGAATATCAGGATGTGGCCATTGAAGAAGTGGTAAAAGATCTGAAGAGCCTCTTCAATCCTGTTTTTCAGGAGAAGGCACTGCCGTTTAATATCGAGATTGATGCAGATGTGCAGAAAGTCATCGAAAGTGACCGTCTCAGAATTGATCAGGTATTAAGGAATTTATTGTCCAATGCCTTAAAATTTACCACCAAAGGAAGCATTGGTCTGCACATCAAAAAGCATTCTGAAAAACCTGATTTTATCATATTTTCGGTTAAAGATACAGGCGTAGGGATAGCTCAGGATAAGCAAAAAATTATTTTTGAAGCATTTCAGCAGGCTGACGGATCTACCAAACGAAAGTTTGGAGGTACAGGCTTAGGCCTTTCCATAAGCCGTGAAATTGCAAGACTCCTTGGAGGTGAACTGGTGCTGAAAAGTGAGGTAGACAAAGGAAGTGAATTCAGTTTTATGATTCCTGTACATGCCGTAGCAGAAATTATTCAGTCTGAAACAGATCAGGATCTTGTAGAGGTGATTCGTGAAGACGTAGAAGAAATTCAGCATATTCTTGATGAGGGAGAAGTAAAGGTAATTCCGGTGAATACCCTTGAAATCCCGGAAGACGTAGCAGACGACAGAGAAAATATTCAGGAAGGAGATAAAGTTATTTTGATTATTGAAGATGATATCAATTTTGCAAAAGCATTATTGAAATATGCTCATTTGCAGACTTATAAAGGAGTGGTTGTCGTAAGAGGAGACCACGGGCTTTCTGCAGCTCAGAAGTACCATCCTCATGCCATTTTGCTGGATGTTCAGCTTCCTGTAAAAGATGGCTGGGAGGTAATGGATGAACTGAAATCTGACCCTTATACCAAACATATTCCGGTTCATATGATGTCTGTTCTTCATCTGAAAAAAGAAAGCCTTATGAAAGGTGCTGTAGACTTTATCAACAAGCCGGTAGCACTGGATAAAATGACTGACGTGTTCAGAAAAATTGAGGAAGCTTTGAAGAAAGGATCGCAAAAAGTCCTGATTGTAGAAGAAAATGCCAAACATGCCAGTGCACTCGCATATTTCCTGAGTAACTTTAATATCTCCTTATCCGTAGAACATACGGTGGAAGACAGTGTGAAAGCCCTGACTTCTGATATTGTAGACTGCGTGATTCTGGATATCGGAGCTGCAAAAGGAAATGACAACCATGTAATAGAATCTATCAAAAGCCATGAGGGACTTGAAAATCTTCCCATCATTATTTTTACAGAACACCATTTATCCAAAGAAGAAGAACTTAAAATAAAGCAGTATGCAGATTCAATTGTTGTAAAAACAGCACACTCCTACCAAAGAATTTTAGATGAAGTAGGATTGTTCCTGCATCTGGTGGAAGAAAAAAACAATTCTTCAGAAAGCAATACAGGCAGAATGCTGGGATCTCTAACAGAGGTTCTGAGTGGCAAAAAAGTACTGATTACCGATGATGATGTCCGCAATATTTTTTCCTTAACCAAAGCACTGGAAAAATACAAAGTTGAAGTTATTGTAGCCATGGATGGGAAGCATGCTTTAGAGCAAATTCACCATCATCCTGATATAGATGTCATTTTAATGGATATGATGATGCCGGAAATGGACGGCTATGAAACCATAAAGCAGATAAGAAAAATGCCGGCATTTAAAAAGCTGCCTATCATAGCAGTAACGGCAAAATCAATGATTGGAGAACGCGAAAAATGCATTACAGCGGGAGCTTCGGATTATATCTCAAAGCCTGTAGATATTGATCAGCTACTGTCGCTTCTTCGCGTTTGGTTATATGAAAGTTAA
- a CDS encoding response regulator, with the protein MNKKILIVDDDPRNIFALKLTLKARGYAVETSTMAQEALDMLKADPGFSMVLMDMMMPGIDGYEAVRIIRKTPEIKDIPVIAVTAQAMPEDRQKCIEVGADDYVSKPIDVDLLLMAIEKLS; encoded by the coding sequence ATGAATAAGAAAATTTTGATTGTGGATGATGATCCACGCAATATATTTGCATTGAAACTCACCCTTAAGGCCCGTGGATATGCTGTAGAAACCTCTACAATGGCTCAGGAAGCTTTGGATATGCTAAAAGCTGATCCTGGTTTTTCAATGGTTCTTATGGATATGATGATGCCTGGAATAGACGGCTATGAAGCGGTAAGAATCATAAGGAAAACCCCTGAAATTAAAGATATTCCAGTTATTGCAGTAACTGCACAGGCAATGCCTGAAGACCGTCAGAAATGCATTGAGGTAGGCGCTGATGATTACGTTTCAAAGCCTATTGATGTGGACCTTTTATTAATGGCAATAGAAAAACTTTCGTAG
- a CDS encoding CheR family methyltransferase has protein sequence MLEPSIVKDEEVEYLINDVYEMYGYDFSGYSRASFKRRVNRICLLDRFTSFAELRYTLMNDTEYLKRFVEEVTVNVTEMFRDPSFFKALREKVLPQLGTYPLIRIWIAGCSTGEEAYSIAILLKEAGLYDKCLIYGTDLNPAVLETARAGVFPLYQMKLYSENYMLSGGVKDFSDYYTANYDSVKFDKSLQEKLILSTHNLVSDSSFNSFQLIICRNVLIYFDRKLQERVFKLFDNSLENLGFLALGAKETLRFSTIEKNYHQIEDQKIWKKLDHH, from the coding sequence ATGCTGGAACCAAGTATCGTAAAAGATGAAGAAGTAGAATATCTGATCAACGATGTCTATGAAATGTATGGCTATGACTTTTCCGGTTATAGCAGGGCTTCGTTTAAAAGACGGGTCAATAGGATATGTCTTTTAGACAGGTTTACCAGCTTTGCCGAACTTAGGTATACCCTCATGAATGATACAGAGTACTTAAAACGTTTTGTGGAAGAAGTGACGGTAAATGTCACAGAAATGTTTCGCGATCCTTCTTTTTTCAAAGCATTACGGGAGAAGGTGCTGCCCCAACTGGGCACCTATCCGCTGATCAGGATCTGGATTGCAGGATGCTCAACAGGGGAAGAAGCCTATTCCATCGCTATTTTACTGAAAGAAGCAGGGTTGTATGACAAATGTCTGATCTATGGTACAGATCTGAATCCCGCAGTTCTTGAAACAGCCAGAGCCGGTGTTTTTCCACTGTACCAGATGAAATTGTATTCAGAAAATTATATGCTTTCCGGAGGAGTAAAGGACTTCTCAGATTATTATACCGCTAATTATGACAGTGTGAAGTTTGATAAAAGTTTACAGGAAAAACTTATCTTATCTACCCATAATCTGGTGTCGGACAGTTCTTTTAACAGCTTTCAGCTGATTATATGCAGAAATGTCCTGATTTATTTTGACAGAAAGCTCCAGGAGAGAGTATTTAAGCTTTTTGACAACAGCCTGGAAAATTTGGGATTTCTTGCTTTGGGAGCAAAAGAAACCCTAAGATTTTCAACCATTGAAAAAAATTATCATCAGATTGAAGACCAGAAAATCTGGAAAAAGCTCGATCATCATTAA
- a CDS encoding chemotaxis protein CheB yields MESRKNIELIVIGGSAGSLQVIIEMIKKLNNILKIPIVVVVHRKAQSGDILRTLLQQFTKIPVIEVEDKTEMNNNAIYIVPADYHLLFENKKNMSLDSSEKMNYSRPSIDVTFRSAAEIYGEKIIGILLSGANADGVEGLTYIKKNNGQVWIQDPETAEVEYMPRHAVEEIDYDLIIRPDNLADHINQL; encoded by the coding sequence ATGGAATCACGGAAAAACATAGAATTGATTGTTATAGGAGGGTCAGCAGGCAGTTTACAGGTCATTATTGAAATGATCAAGAAACTGAATAATATCCTAAAGATCCCAATTGTAGTGGTAGTTCACCGTAAAGCCCAATCCGGAGACATTCTGAGGACCTTATTGCAGCAGTTCACCAAAATACCGGTGATAGAAGTGGAGGATAAAACTGAAATGAATAACAATGCCATCTATATTGTTCCGGCTGATTATCATCTGCTGTTTGAGAATAAGAAAAATATGTCATTAGACAGCTCGGAAAAAATGAATTATTCACGCCCTTCAATAGATGTTACCTTCAGGTCTGCGGCAGAAATTTATGGTGAGAAGATCATTGGAATTCTGTTATCCGGAGCCAATGCTGATGGAGTAGAAGGGCTGACCTACATTAAAAAGAATAACGGACAGGTCTGGATTCAGGATCCTGAAACGGCAGAAGTGGAATATATGCCCAGACATGCCGTAGAAGAAATTGATTATGATCTTATTATCAGACCGGATAATTTAGCAGATCATATCAATCAGTTGTAA
- a CDS encoding response regulator, translating to MNKKKILIFDDDAAILEVITIIFEENGYDVRISETSHDILEKVAEYHPDVILMDNWIPKIGGVEATKLLKSSEKFNHIPVIYVTANNDIAALASEAQADDYVSKPFNLDDLEEMVAKHIKEQV from the coding sequence ATGAACAAAAAGAAAATTTTAATTTTTGATGATGATGCAGCTATTTTAGAAGTGATTACCATCATATTTGAAGAGAACGGCTACGATGTCAGAATTTCAGAAACCTCACATGATATTCTGGAAAAAGTGGCCGAGTATCATCCCGATGTTATTCTGATGGATAACTGGATTCCTAAGATCGGAGGAGTGGAAGCCACAAAACTTCTGAAAAGCAGTGAAAAATTTAATCACATTCCTGTCATTTATGTTACTGCAAACAATGATATTGCAGCTTTAGCATCCGAAGCACAGGCAGATGATTATGTTTCTAAGCCTTTTAATCTGGATGATCTTGAAGAAATGGTGGCAAAGCATATAAAAGAGCAGGTGTAA
- a CDS encoding MarR family winged helix-turn-helix transcriptional regulator, with amino-acid sequence MTLLEQFELDSNTAPNSYPNTIEGFKSWISDQENPKKTAAEAEEPYWEGKENGRTPESAISTLLVHLNRYAKTYSKSAISDSEFSTQEDFIYLINLKAFGEMTKMELIKKNVHDKPAGMLIIARLLRQGLIEQTDSDLDKRSKVIRISERGLMILEKQMEKIRQATNIVAGNLNHHEKMDLIRILNKLDRFHYPIFSRNINPDKLINTVYDEYAFKIYSS; translated from the coding sequence ATGACGCTCCTCGAGCAGTTTGAATTAGACTCCAATACAGCTCCCAATTCGTACCCTAACACAATTGAAGGTTTTAAATCCTGGATTTCTGATCAGGAAAATCCTAAGAAGACAGCTGCTGAAGCCGAAGAACCATACTGGGAGGGTAAGGAAAATGGCAGAACTCCGGAAAGTGCTATCAGTACATTGCTGGTACATCTTAACCGATATGCCAAAACATACTCGAAATCTGCTATATCTGATTCTGAATTTTCTACTCAGGAAGACTTTATTTATTTAATTAATTTAAAGGCTTTTGGTGAAATGACCAAAATGGAGCTTATTAAAAAAAATGTTCATGATAAACCAGCCGGTATGCTTATCATAGCAAGATTGCTGCGTCAGGGGCTTATTGAGCAGACAGATTCTGACCTGGACAAACGAAGCAAAGTAATCCGTATTTCTGAAAGAGGCCTTATGATCCTGGAAAAGCAGATGGAAAAAATTCGCCAGGCTACCAATATTGTTGCGGGAAATCTCAATCATCATGAAAAGATGGATCTTATCCGTATTCTGAATAAACTGGATCGTTTTCATTATCCTATTTTTTCACGGAATATTAATCCTGATAAGCTTATCAACACAGTGTATGATGAATATGCTTTCAAAATTTACAGCAGTTAG
- a CDS encoding prolyl oligopeptidase family serine peptidase has protein sequence MKSILSVLIAVSFFSCAPQKTTAEKSTDYKVKLDTLTFFDLGRNRKIPVAFYNPETGKKIANQQIIIFNHGYGFNKGGDYLVYSYLTEKLASKGYFTVSIQHELTTDNLLPTEGNLQIVRRPFWQNGSDNILFVLNELKKTKPELDYQHLTLIGHSNGGDMAALFANQHPDMVYQLITMDNRRMFLPRTSFPKVYTLRSNDYPADEGVLPSEEEQKKYHITVQPTLINHGHMDNKGTGEEKKMLTDFILKYLSDH, from the coding sequence ATGAAGTCTATTTTATCTGTTCTTATTGCAGTTTCCTTTTTTAGCTGCGCACCGCAAAAGACAACTGCTGAAAAAAGTACTGACTACAAAGTAAAGCTGGATACCTTAACCTTCTTTGATCTTGGAAGAAACCGTAAGATTCCTGTTGCTTTTTATAATCCCGAAACAGGTAAAAAAATTGCGAATCAGCAAATCATTATCTTTAATCATGGGTATGGTTTTAACAAGGGAGGAGATTATTTGGTCTATTCTTATTTAACGGAAAAACTGGCTTCAAAAGGCTATTTTACAGTAAGTATACAGCATGAGCTTACTACGGACAACCTTCTGCCGACAGAAGGAAATTTGCAGATTGTAAGAAGACCTTTCTGGCAAAATGGTTCTGATAATATTCTGTTTGTATTGAATGAGCTTAAAAAAACAAAGCCGGAACTTGATTATCAGCATCTGACACTTATAGGACATTCTAACGGAGGTGACATGGCTGCATTATTCGCCAATCAGCATCCTGATATGGTGTACCAACTGATCACCATGGATAACCGCAGAATGTTTCTTCCCAGAACTTCCTTTCCTAAAGTGTATACTTTACGCTCCAATGATTATCCCGCTGATGAAGGTGTACTGCCGAGCGAAGAGGAACAGAAAAAATATCATATCACGGTACAACCTACTCTCATCAATCATGGACATATGGATAATAAAGGGACGGGTGAGGAGAAAAAGATGTTAACTGATTTTATTTTAAAATACCTTTCCGATCACTAA